The genomic DNA GGTCTGCGACTGGGTCTTTCTTTGAAGTACTTGTTACATTTCCGTTTACAAAATTATTCATAATGATAGCAGATACATCTCCTGTAAAATATTTACCGCCTGAAGCTACTTTATTTATAGCCTTTAAGAATTCATCTTTGCTTGCTCCTTTTAATAAGTAGCCATCTGCTCCAGCCTGAATCGCTTTAACAACATATTCTTCGGAGTCATGCATAGAGAGTACTAAAGTTTTTACATTCTTATATGTCTTTGTTACTTCTGTTACGACTTCAATACCATTAAGCTCAGGCATTCTTATGTCTACAATTAGCAAATCCGGATTGGTGCGTTCTAAAACCTCTAAAGCTTCTCGACCATCTGCAGCTTCATCTATAACCTCGATGCCTTGTTGGTCTTCTAAAAGAGCCTTAATACCATCTCTTACTAACTCGTGATCGTCTGCTAAAATGATGTTAATCATATCTATAAACTTGAATTATAAGTACAAAAATAAGAATTTTAAGTAAAACTACGTATTTTGATGTGGATTATAGAGAAAATGTAGGGCATCATAGCTCAAGTCTTATTATGTGATTGCCTAAATTAAGATTTGTTTATCAATTAACTAAAATGATAATTCTACATTCTGAGTCATTTCGAACGACAGTGAGAAATCATATAAAGAGGATCATTTTTTTTATTTAAAATACTATGTGATGTCTCCTAATGTCGACATGACTACCAAGTCCTAATTAATACACTTAGTCATTTCGAACAACTGTGAGAAATTACATAAAGAGGATCACTTTTTTTATTTAAAATACTATGTGATGTCTCCTAATGTCGACATGACTACCAAGTCCTAATTAATACACTTAGTCATTTCGAACAACTGTGAGAAATTACATAAAGAGGATCACTTTTTTTATTTAAAATACTATGTGATGTCTCCTAATGTCGACATGACTATCGAGCCTAATTAACACACTTAGTCATTTCGAACGAAGTGAGAAATCACATAAAGATGATTACTTTTTTATTTAAAATACTATGTGATGTTTCCTAATGTCGACATGACTATCGAGCCTAATTAACACACTTAGTCATTTCGAACGAAGTGAGAAATCACATAAAAGGGATCATTTTTCTTATTTAAAAATACTATGTAATGTCTCCTATTGTCGACATTGACTATCAAGCCTAATTAATACACTTAGTCATTTCGAACGACTGTGAGAAATCGCATAAAGAGGATTACTTTTTTATTTAAAATACTATGCGATGTCTCCTACTCGTTCGACATGACTATGAGATGCTTTTAATATTTCAAATTAAATCGTATGACAAATCCTACTTTTTAATTAAAAGTATTATATTTAATTCATGTTACACAAATACTTCGTTTACATAACAACTAATAAATATCGAACGACTTTATATATCGGATTTACCAATAATATTCAAAACAGATTGTCTCAACATTATTTTGATAGTCAAAATGCTAAAAAGTCCTTTGCTGGCAAGTATGGTTGTGTTTATCTTGTTTATTATAAAACTTTTGATTATCCCAAAATTGGTATTGCCAGAGAAAAAGAATTGAAAAAATGGAGGAGAGAAAAGAAAAATAAGTTAGTATCTGATTTTAATCCTAAATGGGAAAATTTGAATAATCAAATATTTTAATTGCTTGAATATGATATTTTTAACATTTATATATTATGTGATGTCCCCTAATGTCGACATGACTATCAAGTCTATTTTATGTACTTAGTCATTTCGAACAAAGTGAGAAATCACATAAAGCTGATCACTTTTTTATTTAAAATATTATGTGATGTCTCCTGATGTCGACATGACTATCAAGCCTAATTAATCGCACTTAGTCATTTCGAACGAAGTGAGAAATCGCATAAAGATGATTACTTTTTTATTTAAAATACTATGTGATGTCTCCTATCGTCGACATGACTATCGAGCCTAATTAATACACTTAGTCATTTCGAACGAAGTGAGAAATCACATAAAGGGGATCGCTTTTTTATTTAAAATATTATGTGATGTCTCCTATCGTCGACATGACTATAAAACACAATCTATAACTATACTAACGGAATATTCAAGGTAACTCTAGTGCCTTTACCTATTTCTGAATTAAGGAATAATCGGCCATTAATATACTTAATACGTTCTTTCATAAAAGTCATACCCATACCGCCTTCGCCATTTTTTATATTTTTAACTTTATCAGGGTTAAAACCTTTACCATCGTCATCAACAACAATACTAAGTATTTCTTTACTATGCGACAATGATACTGCGATATGTGTAGAATCGGCATATTTTATGGCATTATTTATCGCTTCCTGTACAATTCGATAGATGTTAATCTCTGATAATGAATCCAGTCTTTCTGCAAAATCCGTCTTATTATAAAGCACAATATGCTTCCCTGTAAGCTTGGACAGCTCCTGTGTTAGCTTAGTTATTGCAGGTACAATACCATAATCTGCTAATTCCGGTGGTGTTAAATTAAATGTAGCAGTTCTTACTCCTTTTATAATTTTAGAAGTCAGTTCTTTTAAGTGCTCAATTTTTATAGCCGTTTTATCTATATCGCTAATGTCAATACTCTCTAGGTTATACTTTAACCCCGTAAGCATTTGCCCGATACCGTCATGAACATCTTTAGCAATACGATTTTGCTCTTTTTCCTGATTTTCTATAATTTTACTGGAAATGGTTTTTTGCTGACTCATCTTCTCCTCAAAGCTCGCTTTTGTCAATCTCTCGATTTCTATTTGCCCTGCTTTTTTTGAAGTTATTTCTGATGCTATAATTAATAATTCCGATTTATCATCGGTAGGACTAAAAGGAATGATAGACATTTCTAACCACACCTCAATATTTTCTTTGGTAGTGGCTTTAACTTCACCTTGCCAACCTGTTTTTTTATGTTTAGAAACAATATCATCTATAATGACTTGTTCATTTTCATGAATAGATAATACTTCAGAAAAAAGGACATTGGTATTAAACTTACTAAATTTAAACAAACGAGAAAACTTATTCCCCATATGTGTGACAATACCATCAGGGGAAATCCGTGCAAACAGTAAAGTTTCATCCATAGCACGACTCAATGCTCTTAATTCTTTTACCGATTTTTCCTTTGCTTGACTTAAAACATCTGCATCAAAAGCCATTTTTTTAGCTTTCTTCTCTGCTTCTAATAATTCGGAAAGATTATTTTTTACGGTTTTAGCAGCTGGCCAGAATATAAAGAGCAATTCTGCTAATAAAAGCAATAAGGTTATTGCCATCAAAACCATTTCTAAATTACGTAACCAGGCAACTTTCTCTTCTGCCTCTAAATCAAATTGATTTACAATTTGATCCATTTGCAGTAAAAATACCTGTTCGTTTTCTTGAATAATCTTTAATTCATCTTCAAACTCTGAATTTGAAGTTAATGGGTTATTTTCAATGCTTTTTGTAATTAAAGAAGAAGCTTTCCTTATGGCGTTAAAAGACGGATTAATATCTTTAAACATACTTACAATAACAGCGCTATTATTTCCTGGTAATCCAAGACTATCATTTCCTTTTTGAAGCGCATAATGAGACGACTCCCAAAGTTGAAGGGTCTGTTTAAACTCATTTTTTAACTTAACTCTCTTTTCTTGATTGCTTACTATAGAAAGTAAAAAAGCTTCTTTTGTCAATTTCTGACTCAACATACGCTGTCTCCCTGCAACATTAATTACCGTAGAATCACTTTGTTGAGCATTTAAATGCTTTCTAATAAGAATTTGACTAATAATAACTGAAAGTGCTACCGTACTTAATGCAATAATATACAAACGGCTTAGTTTATCAAACGTACGTTGATCTAAAGAATTACCGCTTTTAGTCATACTATAAGGTATTAATCAATCGCCTGCTTTATTAAGGCCAAACTTTTGTCTGAAAACTTAATTTGTAGGGCAGCTTCATGTCCTTTATCTGACATTTTTACCCAGGTTTTTTTAAGAATGTCTATAATCTTTTTATCATCGTGCTTTGCAGCAAACTCTTCGAAATAATAATCTAAAAAGACTAGACAAATAGTATCTTCTAAGGCTTGAGATTCTTCATTCTTTTTGATTAACTTCTTGTTTATCAACAAAGAAACTCTATCAATAAACACCTTGTCGTACCCTACCTGGTTTAGAATCTCTGCAGTTAACTCTGCATGCATTTTTTTAAGTGTTTCACGCCACTTTAAATAGCCTACTCTATCCATAGGATATTCGTCTCTCGCTATTTTCCAACGACAAATATGCTGTGCACGCGCTGCTATTTGAAGGGCTCTTGAAGCATTTGGATTAAACTGAAGTAATTTTCGAGACATGCGCTGCGAATACAATAATTCCTTGGGATAATCTATACCAGAAACGTGATATGTATTTATGTCTTCAGCATTTTTTTTATCTATTAGTGCTATACTTGTTTCAAATCTTGTGGGCTTCATTTCTTTAAATGTGTTTGAACTATTCTCAGTTTTTACTTTTTCCTGCAAAATTCACATTTCGCGCTCTAATTTCGCTATTTTTTTCACCGTAGCTAAGGCTATGCTGAAAAAAAATAACATTATTACAGCACAAAAGCCAAACTTTTCGGTTTAAAACTAAAAATTAAGATTAGTTCATTAATCAGAAAAGCCAATATACACATTTCCGTCTTCAATTTTAACAGGATAGGTTGCTATTTTTAAATCTTCTCCTGCAAGATTGGAGCCATCCTCTAAAGAAAAATTCTTTTTATGCATAGGACAAACGACTTTAGGAATATCATCTTTATCCCCTATCATACCTAATGATAGCACCATTTCCATTTTATGTGGACATAGGTTCTGTGTAGCGTACCATTTCGATGTTCTTGTAAAATTATAAACCGCTATTTGCTTTGTTTTATATTTAATACAGGCACCACTATTTTCTGGAAAATCGGACACAACTCCTACATTAAACCACTCTTTTACATCGGCTTCTGCTACTGTTTCGTATTGATTAAGTATATCTTGCATATTTTTAAATTTTAAATCAATATATTTTATTTTGGCGTTACCTTTTACTCATACCTGCCAGGTTAAAACAAAACCTTGCAGGATCGCAAAAGGTCGGGCTTTCCGTTACAATCTTTTTTGTATTTAACCCTTCAAAAAATTTCACCTGCTAATTTCAAATACTATATGTTTGTTTTCAATAATGTTCAGGAGCCACAAAAAAGGATTTCCTCTTCAATCCCTAACGCAACTAGTTTTCAGTATCCACTTCCAACTTCCAACTTCCAACTTCAAACTTCAAACTTCTTGCTTCTAACTTCAAACCCCTAAATTCAACTCCAAGCTTTAGGCATTTTTTGATCGCGCATTGGTACAAACACCAAGTTATCATCTGTATCATCAGAATTGACAAAATGTTTAAAACGTTTCATCATTTCTGGATTTTCAATGGCTTGTTTCCACTCACATTCATACTTATCTACCAAACCTTGCATTTCTAATTCTAATTCTTCAGCAATTCCTAAAGAATCTTCAATAACCACTTGCTTTAAATACTCAATACCACCTTCCAGTTTATCTAACCAAGGAGCTGTTCTTACTAAAGGACCAGCAGTACGTATGTAAAACATTAAGAATCTATCCAGGTATTTAATAGCTGTTGCATCATCTAATTGCTCTGCAAATAGTACGGCATGTTTTGGTGTGGCTCCACCATTTCCACAAACATATAAATTCCAACCACCCTCTACAGCAATTAATCCAAAATCTTTTCCTCTTGCTTCAGCACATTCACGAATACATCCTGATACTCCACCTTTTAATTTGTGTGGTGAACGCAAGCCTCTATAACGATTTTCAATTTCTATAGCATAGGTAACACTTTCATGCATACCGTAACGACACCATGTAGAGCCTACACAACTTTTAACGGTACGTAGTGATTTACCATAGGCATGTCCACTTTCAAAACCAGCGTCTATAAGTTCTTTCCATATAAGAGGCAATTCATGTAATTGTGCACCGAATAAATCGATACGCTGTCCTCCTGTTACTTTGGTATATAAATCATATTTTTTAGCGACCTGCCCTATAACAATTAGCTTATCTGGTGTAATTTCTCCACCCGCTATTCTTGGCACCACAGAATATGTTCCGTTTCGTTGAATGTTAGCTAAAAACCTGTCGTTTGTATCTTGAATACCCACTTGTCGGTTAGGCGTTTCCATATTAATACTAGCAAATATAGAAGCCACTAATGGTTTGCAAGTCTCACAACCATGACCTTCTCCAAATAGGTTTAAAGTCTCCTGATAATCTTTTACTTTGTTTATTTTTATTAAATCGTAAAGTTCCTGTCTGTTAAAATCAAAATGTTCACAAATGGTTTCTTTAACTTCTTTTCCTAACGATTTAAGAGACTCATTAACTAAATCGACTACCATTGGATTACAACCTCCACAACCTGTTGTCGCTTTTGTTTTAGCTATCACATCCCCTAAATTATTACAATCGCCTTCTATAATAGAGCAACAAATATCTCCTTTGGTAACACTCTCACAAGAACACACTTGTGCAGCATCTGGAATATCCATCACACTACCAAATCCTCCTTCGCCTTCTCCTCTGGCACCAACGATCAATTCTTCTGCGTCCTCTGGAATTGGCAAACCATTCAAATAAATCTGGTGTAACATATTATAGTCAGACGCATCTCCAACCAAAATACCTCCTAATAATTTTTTACCATCGTGACTAACATTAATACGCTTATATAGATTTTTTGTTTTGTTTTCAAAAACGATAGAATATCCCTTTTCAACT from Flavivirga abyssicola includes the following:
- a CDS encoding ATP-binding protein, which encodes MTKSGNSLDQRTFDKLSRLYIIALSTVALSVIISQILIRKHLNAQQSDSTVINVAGRQRMLSQKLTKEAFLLSIVSNQEKRVKLKNEFKQTLQLWESSHYALQKGNDSLGLPGNNSAVIVSMFKDINPSFNAIRKASSLITKSIENNPLTSNSEFEDELKIIQENEQVFLLQMDQIVNQFDLEAEEKVAWLRNLEMVLMAITLLLLLAELLFIFWPAAKTVKNNLSELLEAEKKAKKMAFDADVLSQAKEKSVKELRALSRAMDETLLFARISPDGIVTHMGNKFSRLFKFSKFNTNVLFSEVLSIHENEQVIIDDIVSKHKKTGWQGEVKATTKENIEVWLEMSIIPFSPTDDKSELLIIASEITSKKAGQIEIERLTKASFEEKMSQQKTISSKIIENQEKEQNRIAKDVHDGIGQMLTGLKYNLESIDISDIDKTAIKIEHLKELTSKIIKGVRTATFNLTPPELADYGIVPAITKLTQELSKLTGKHIVLYNKTDFAERLDSLSEINIYRIVQEAINNAIKYADSTHIAVSLSHSKEILSIVVDDDGKGFNPDKVKNIKNGEGGMGMTFMKERIKYINGRLFLNSEIGKGTRVTLNIPLV
- a CDS encoding GIY-YIG nuclease family protein, producing MLHKYFVYITTNKYRTTLYIGFTNNIQNRLSQHYFDSQNAKKSFAGKYGCVYLVYYKTFDYPKIGIAREKELKKWRREKKNKLVSDFNPKWENLNNQIF
- a CDS encoding DUF4202 domain-containing protein, whose product is MKPTRFETSIALIDKKNAEDINTYHVSGIDYPKELLYSQRMSRKLLQFNPNASRALQIAARAQHICRWKIARDEYPMDRVGYLKWRETLKKMHAELTAEILNQVGYDKVFIDRVSLLINKKLIKKNEESQALEDTICLVFLDYYFEEFAAKHDDKKIIDILKKTWVKMSDKGHEAALQIKFSDKSLALIKQAID
- the nirD gene encoding nitrite reductase small subunit NirD → MQDILNQYETVAEADVKEWFNVGVVSDFPENSGACIKYKTKQIAVYNFTRTSKWYATQNLCPHKMEMVLSLGMIGDKDDIPKVVCPMHKKNFSLEDGSNLAGEDLKIATYPVKIEDGNVYIGFSD
- the nirB gene encoding nitrite reductase large subunit NirB, which produces MKKVIVIGNGMVGYKFCEKFVAQENSKDFKITIFGEEPRPAYDRVHLSEFFDNQDAKALEMAPREWYEEQGIELITNERITDIHRSSKKITTAKDVNYKYDYLVLATGSVPFVPNIKGIEKKGVFVYRTIEDLEAMLAYADAIQKGKTETVKAAVLGGGLLGLEAAKAVMDMGLEPHVVEFAPKLMPRQLDRRSSKVLQEKIESIGINVHLSKATNKILGEDAITGMEFGEYDKIDVEMLVISAGIRPRDELGKTCDLAMGTRGGIVVNNKMQTSDPEIYAIGEVALYNNMIYGLVAPGYDMAEVAVNQILGNTDITMVEDIDMSTKLKLIGVDVASYGEPFMPVEKGYSIVFENKTKNLYKRINVSHDGKKLLGGILVGDASDYNMLHQIYLNGLPIPEDAEELIVGARGEGEGGFGSVMDIPDAAQVCSCESVTKGDICCSIIEGDCNNLGDVIAKTKATTGCGGCNPMVVDLVNESLKSLGKEVKETICEHFDFNRQELYDLIKINKVKDYQETLNLFGEGHGCETCKPLVASIFASINMETPNRQVGIQDTNDRFLANIQRNGTYSVVPRIAGGEITPDKLIVIGQVAKKYDLYTKVTGGQRIDLFGAQLHELPLIWKELIDAGFESGHAYGKSLRTVKSCVGSTWCRYGMHESVTYAIEIENRYRGLRSPHKLKGGVSGCIRECAEARGKDFGLIAVEGGWNLYVCGNGGATPKHAVLFAEQLDDATAIKYLDRFLMFYIRTAGPLVRTAPWLDKLEGGIEYLKQVVIEDSLGIAEELELEMQGLVDKYECEWKQAIENPEMMKRFKHFVNSDDTDDNLVFVPMRDQKMPKAWS
- a CDS encoding response regulator transcription factor, producing the protein MDMINIILADDHELVRDGIKALLEDQQGIEVIDEAADGREALEVLERTNPDLLIVDIRMPELNGIEVVTEVTKTYKNVKTLVLSMHDSEEYVVKAIQAGADGYLLKGASKDEFLKAINKVASGGKYFTGDVSAIIMNNFVNGNVTSTSKKDPVADPFHLTKREKQILSLVLQLKNNKVIAEELQISKRTAEVHRFNLMKKLDVKNIMELNNKAKEYQLI